The following are from one region of the Xylanibacillus composti genome:
- a CDS encoding AraC family transcriptional regulator translates to MNRAVPRENRLHGNPLYPFASYEVNEISGILFDCHWHEELELLLGIEGCAQLQVGDDEYTLQAGEALFINSGEVHAGYSVGDAPCKVLALVFHPSLLQSSTYDVIQDRYLDPLLKQQYQTPVYLADNEEWKKQIIALIREIARDNRERVPAYELATKAKLSLIFAIVLAHSKRLEGGRSHSRRSHKADRLKHVLQYIHTHYQESIRLKDLAETVNMSEEHFCRFFKQMTKKSPVAYMNHYRMQKAAQLLADTDRKIVEIAMEVGFESISYFISVFKKEFNTTPNQFRKNGSWERSEV, encoded by the coding sequence ATGAATCGTGCTGTACCGAGGGAGAATCGCCTGCATGGCAATCCCTTGTATCCTTTCGCCTCCTACGAGGTTAATGAAATCAGCGGCATCCTGTTCGACTGCCATTGGCACGAAGAGCTTGAGCTCCTGCTCGGTATCGAGGGCTGTGCCCAGCTCCAAGTCGGCGACGATGAATATACCCTGCAAGCAGGCGAAGCCCTGTTCATCAACAGCGGGGAAGTGCACGCCGGTTACAGCGTGGGCGATGCCCCCTGCAAGGTGCTGGCGCTCGTGTTCCACCCGAGCCTGCTGCAGAGCAGTACGTATGACGTCATTCAGGACCGCTATCTCGATCCGCTGCTGAAGCAGCAGTACCAGACGCCTGTATACCTGGCGGACAACGAAGAATGGAAGAAGCAAATCATTGCGCTGATCCGGGAAATTGCCCGGGACAACCGGGAACGCGTTCCCGCCTATGAGCTTGCCACCAAGGCCAAGCTTAGCCTGATCTTTGCCATCGTGCTGGCGCATAGCAAACGTCTCGAAGGAGGACGGTCGCATTCGCGCCGCAGCCATAAGGCGGACAGGTTGAAGCATGTGCTTCAATATATTCATACGCATTACCAAGAGTCGATTCGTCTGAAGGATCTTGCCGAAACCGTCAATATGAGCGAGGAGCATTTCTGCCGATTTTTCAAACAGATGACCAAGAAAAGCCCTGTCGCCTACATGAACCACTATCGCATGCAGAAGGCTGCCCAGCTGCTGGCAGACACAGATCGCAAAATTGTCGAAATCGCCATGGAGGTCGGCTTCGAAAGCATCAGCTACTTTATCAGCGTGTTCAAGAAGGAATTCAACACAACCCCGAATCAATTCAGAAAAAATGGGAGTTGGGAGCGAAGTGAGGTGTGA